The Bacillus mesophilus genome segment TTGAAGCCAAACAATCCTTTGCAGTGGATGATACGTTATGTGCCTCCGTTGGGAGCGCTACCTCTCCACCCACTTTGCGATCATGGGTGCACCAAAAAACGGTTGTGTTAGGTATTCAAGATACAAAATTACCTAACTTAATGGAAGCTGTTGCTTATCTAAACTCGGAAGGCTACCATGTGATTGTCAGAAACTCTGGAGGACTTGCTGTTGTACTAGATCAAGAAGTATTAAATCTATCACTCATTTTCCCCGATTATGAAAAGGGTATTGATATTAATCGTGGATATGATACAATGGTAGATTTGATAACAAATGTACTCTCAGATTATGACACTTCCTTTGAAGCAGGAGAAATTGTAGGCTCTTATTGTCCAGGTAGCTATGACCTCAGTATAAACGGTAAAAAGTTTGCAGGTATTTCACAACGCAGACTTCGCGGTGGAATTGCCGTTCAAATATATCTATGTGTTGCTGAAAGTGGCTCTCAACGAGCAGAAATTATTAAACAGTTCTATGAAATTGGAAAGGGAACAACAGAAACTAAAATAAACTTTCCAACCATCGTACCAACCACAATGGCCTCTTTATCAGAGCTGCTAAATCATACATTAACCATCCCAACCATTATGTTTTCTGTCCTTTCTACTCTTAAAAAGCTTGGAGGACACCTCGAGACATCACAACTCACACAGGAAGAGCTTATTCTCTATGAGGAAAACATGAAAAGAATGGTAGATCGAAATAAAAAAGCACTTGAAAGCTAATCTAAGCTTCCAAGTGCTTCTTTAATTTGGAGAACATTCTAGAATAAAGACTGAGCCGCCGTAATGAGTGCTAGCTTATAAACATCTTCCTCATTACACCCTCTTGATAAGTCATTTACTGGTTTATTTAACCCTTGTAAAATAGGTCCAATCGCTTCAAACTTGCCAAGTCGTTGTGCAATCTTATATCCGATATTCCCTGCTTCTAGGCTTGGGAAAATAAACACATTGGCATCTCCTTTAATAGGAGAATCTGGAGCCTTTTTAGCAGCTACCGACGGGACAAAGGCAGCGTCAAATTGGAACTCTCCATCCACAAGTAAATCTGGCTGAATTTCCTTTGCTAATCTAGTAGCCACCACTACCCTCTCAGTCTCTGGAGAAACTGCCGAACCTTTCGTTGAGAAGCTTAGCATCGCTACTCTAGGTTCCATACCAAATAATCTTGCAGTTCTAGCACTCTCAACAGCAATTTCCGCTAAATCCTGACTACTCGGGGAAATATTAATCGCACAATCCGCAAAAACATACTTTTCTTCTTCTCTTACCATGATAAACACACCCGATGTTTTCTTGACACCCTGCTTTGTTTTAATTAATTGTAAAGCAGGTCTAACCGTTTCGGCTGTTGAATGAGCAGCACCACTAACCAATCCGTGTGCTTTCTCCATATAAACGAGCATCGTGCCAAAGTAATTTTCATCTAATAAGATTTTCTTAGCATCTTCCACTGTAGACTTTCCATTTCGTCGATCCACAAATGCTTGTGCCATTTCATCAATATCTTCATATGTATTCGGATTAATTAACTTCACACCTTCTAGTGTGACGCTAATCGAATCTGCCTTCGCTTTAATCTTTTCTTCATCGCCGATAAGAATTGGAGTAAGTAACCCTTCTTTTGCTAATCGACTAGTGGCTGCTAAAATACGCTCGTCTGTTCCTTCAGGAAAAACCAGTGTTAAATTCTTTCCTTGTAACGATTCTTTGATTGATGAAAATAAACTCACAAAAACAATCCTCCCTCAAGCTCTGTTAAAATTATGTATTCCAATATTTTGTTATTCATACCTAACTATAATTCCCAAATATACCATTTGTAATCTTCAAGATGTCACAAAATCGTTAATAATCGTCATGGGTTAGCAGACGTTGTTGTTGGTCAAACTATGATATAGTAGAATCGTACATAGTATAGTCAAGCTTCGTTACTAATTAACTCTGTTAAGTTAAGACATGATGTTGATTTTCGTTACAGGGCACTCGTTTCCCACAGGGTCTCGTTTCCTGCACTACAATCAACATGCTAAGAAATCAATATCTTTCTTTAACAGACCTTATTACCGTTAATCTTATCATTTCAAAGGAGTGTTATAAATGAGTGAAGCAGCAAAAACATTAGATGGCTGGTATTCCCTACATATTCTTCGTTCAATCGATTGGACAGTTTGGAAGACGTTAACTGAGGAAGAAAGAAATTCAATTATTTCGGAGTTTCAAGGTTTATTAGAAAAATGGAGTGTAGCAGAAGCTAACAAGGCTGGAAGCCAAGCTTTATATACAGTGGTTGGGCAAAAGGCAGACTTTATCCTAATGCTACTACGTCCTACTTTAGAAGAACTTGAAGAGATGGAATTAGAATTTAATAAAACGATGTTGGCTGATTATACAATCCCTACATACTCATATGTTTCAGTGGTTGAGCTTAGTAACTACCTTCCTGCTGGAGAAAATCCATATGAAAATCCTGAAATTTTAGCTAGACTATATCCAACATTACCTAAAGCAAAACATATTTGCTTCTACCCAATGGATAAGCGCCGTCAAGGTGACGACAATTGGTACATGCTTTCTATGGAAGATCGTCGTAACATGATGAGAAAACATGGAATGATTGGTCGCCAATATGCTGGTAAGGTAAAACAAATCATAACAGGTTCTGTAGGTTTAGACGATTTCGAATGGGGCGTTACATTATTCTCCGACGATGTCCTTCAGTTTAAGAAGCTTGTATATGAAATGAGATTTGATGAAGTAAGTGCTAGATTCGGTGAATTCGGATCATTCTTCGTAGGAAATATCCTACCGTCAGAAAAGCTTCCTCAATTTCTTAAGCTGTAGAAGCATTTACAAAGACAACCTAGTATATATTTAACCAAGAACTTCTTACTTTTAAGTAAGGAGTTTTTTTGTCATATTCTTTTTTACCGCTACATAGTATCAAGTAGCGGTTTCATAAGTCCTTTTACTTATGTTTTAGTGTGCACCATTTTCATTTTCCGCCCATATCCTAGTAATGCTTTTAGTGCATGAATGAGGAGTGAGAAAATGGCTGTTGTTGCTCATACTGAGGAAGATGTAAAGCTGTTAGCAAGATTAATGCGTGCCGAGGCTGAAGGTGATGGGAAGCTTGGAATGTTAATGGTTGGGAATACTGGAGTAAATCGTACACGTTCGGCTTGCCTAGATTTCAAAAAAATCACTGACATTCGCAAAATGGTGTATCAAAGTCCAGGCGGTTTTGAAGCAACTCAAAAAGGTTATTTTTACCAGCGGCCGAGAGATCAAGAAATTGAACTCGCTCGTAAGGTGTTAGCAGGACAACGACATCACCCTGCAGAGTTTGCCCTATGGTTTTTTAGACCAGAGGGGAATTGTCCACAGCAATGGTATAACCAATGGAATACAGGAAGATATAAATCTCACTGTTTCTATAAGCCAACTGCTGAAGATTGTCCCGCTGTTTATAGCTAAAATTATTTGAGAATAGGGAGGTTTTTTCATGTCTCAAAAATATTCACAAACAAATCCTTATGCGTATTACGGAAATCAGGTTCCTGGCTACAGCAATCAACCTGTGTATGGTGGAGCAGGCGCAGCTTTCAATCCTTCTGCACAATCGGGTGGTCTAATTTTCCAGCCAGGTTTACCAAATACAGGTATTCCTAATCCTGCACAGTTTGTTCCCGGTATGCTGCCATTAGAAGAATCGTATATCGAAAATATATTACGTTTAAATAAAGGAAAGCTTGCAAAAGTGTACATGACATTTGGAGATAATGTACAAAAGAATTTCGTAGGAATTGTAGAAGCAGCTGGGCGTGACCATATTATTTTAAGTGACCCACAAACAGGCATGAGATACTTACTATTAATGGTTTACCTAGACTATGTAACATTTGATGAGGAATTAAACTATGAATATCCAGGATTCACTGGTGCTACAGCAGCCCCAGGAATGACACCTTTAACGGCTTATCCTCCAAGATGATGCTAGGTGTTTGATCCGGTTGGGTCATTTAACATAGCACAACAAAGCGGAAGGGTGCTTATTACCCTTCCGCTCTTTTTGTATGTCTCTATTGGAAAACTACTCGAACCTTTTATATTTACAAATACCTCATTGCCCCTACACCCACTAATACCCAAGCAATTAGAAATGCTAGTCCGCCTAGAGGAGTAATGGGACCAAAAAACTTGATTCCAGTCGTACTCAGTGCATACAAGCTACCTGAGAAAAATAGGATTCCAATGAACATAAACCAGCCAGCATATGTAAAGGTCGTGGCATTTGGAAACTTTCCTATCAATATAGCTATAATGATTAGACCAAGGGCATGAAACATGTGATACAACACTCCGGTCTTCCAAACCTCCAACATTCTCTCTGAAACCTTACCTTCTAGACCATGAGCTCCAAAAGCCCCTAACGCTACAGCGATAAATGCATTTAAACTTCCAAGCAAAATAAATAACTTCATGATTTTCACCTATTCCTCAAATCTTTTCCTTCATCATAATAGATTTTAGTAAAAAAACCAACGCATACACACCTTATGATAAAATAGAAAAGCGTAAGTGCCCTGTTATTAGACATAAAATAGTCACGAAAGGAAGAGCGCTATTGAATCATTATTGTATTCAACCGATCAGCGATGATGGTTTACTTATTCAATTCTCAGCTGAAACTAATCTAGAGCTTCTCCCTCATATACACTCCTTAACTGATCATTTATTAGAACAAGACATTGTTGGGATAAAGGACATTGTACCTGCCTTTGATTCCATTGCTATTTTTTATGATCCCATTCAATACTCCTACCATGATTTAGTGTTAGAACTTAAACCAATGCTTCAGTTTACTAATCAGCAACAACAACGAGAACCAAATCTACTTCAGATTCCAGTTTGCTATGACACCTCTTTAGGGTTAGATATTGAGGAGGTTGCCAAACAGCATTCTTTGACAGTTGATGAAGTCATTGATATACATAGCAATGCCACATATACCGTAGCTATTATGGGCTTTTTACCAGGATTCCCTTACATCACTGGGTTGCCAGAACAGCTTTGGACAGCTCGAAAATCAACACCGAGAACTTATGTACCTAAAGGAGCAGTAGGAATCGGAGGAACTTATACTGGCATATATTCACTGCCATCTCCAGGTGGTTGGAACATCATTGGGCAAACACCCCTGACTTTATTTAATCACAAGAAGGATCATCCTTTTTTACTTCAGCCAGGTGACCGAGTTTCCTTTACCCCTATAACGAAAACAGAATTTGAACGATTTTTATAGAGGAGGATAAAAATGAAGCAGATTGATATTAATTGTGATTTAGGAGAAGGTTTTGGACTTTACAAAATGGGACAAGATGATGAGTTGCTCAGCTATATTTCTTCAGCTAATATTGCGTGTGGCTTTCACGCAGGTGATCCGAACATCATGAATGATACAATCCTTTTGGCGAAACAAAAGGGTGTAAGTGTCGGGGCCCACCCAGCCTTTAATGATTTATATGGATTTGGTCGTCGCCCCTTTCAACTTAGTGCAGATGAAATAAAGAATCTCATGCTATACCAGCTAGGTGCAATCAAAGCATTCTGCCTCGCTCATGAGGTGCCACTTGTTCATGTTAAACCCCACGGTGCACTATATAATATTGCGGCAAAAGAACCGTATGTTGCACATGCTATTGTTGAAGCTGTAAAACGTTTTGACCCAGCCTTGATAATTTATGGATTAGCCAATAGTGAGCTTATTCATGCCTGTATTGAAGCAAACGTACCGTATGCCATTGAAGCTTTTATAGATCGTACCTATCAGGATGATGGTTCCTTAACACCAAGACAAATGGAAGGCTCGACTTTGCATTCTATTGAGGAATCTATTGAACAAGCTCTTTCTATCGTACTTAAACAAGAGGTTACGACGGTTACGGGTTTAACCATTCCGCTTGAGGTAGATACACTATGCATACATGGAGACCATGATGGTGCAGCTGACTTAGCTATAGCACTACGCAATGAGCTTACTAAACATAAGGTCCTCGTAAAGTCATTAGAGGTAAAAAAATGAGTAAGGCTATCATTACAATTAAGAAACCAGGCTTAGCCACTAGCATTCAGGATGGTGGACGCTATGGATATCAGCGATTCGGGGTGGTTTCATCCGGAGCCATGGATCGTTACGCCCTTAACTGGGCAAATGCTTTGGTGGGTAATCCTTTAAACGCTGCGTGTTTAGAAATTTGTTTGGTTGGGCCAAGTCTTGTATTTCATGAAGATGTTTCGTTTTCCATTTGTGGTGCTAATCTCTCGCCACATCTTAATGGACAACTACTTCAAGGCTGGCGAACTTACAAAGCGAAGGCTGGCGAGCAATTATCATTTGGCAGACAGGTTGATGGCAATTATGCTTATTTGGCGGTAAAAGGTGGCCTAGAAAGTGAAGTGGTTATGGGTAGTCAGTCTACGTATACAAAAGCAGAACTAGGAACAGCTATTACAGAGGGGTTAACGATTTGGGGAAATCCACAGACTTTACCTAGAAACCGAGGTCTTATTACGGAAGAAATACCTAAATACGAAGATCATGTTCACGTTCATTACATTCCAGGGCCTCATCAATCGTATATCAAAGAGGATTCCATTCAACACTTTGAGGAACAGTCTTTTTTACTTCAACAGGGTGATCGAATGGGATTCCGCTTAAAAGGAACGAAGCCAATTGAAACCAAAAACTATGAAAATCTCTCATCAAATCCAATACCTTTAGGTGGAATCCAACTACCACCAGATGGAAATCCAATCATTTTGTTGGCTGACAGACAAACAACTGGTGGTTATCCCCGAATTGGGACAGTGATATCGACTGATCTCTCTAAAATCGTTCAGCTCTCGATGGGAAAAGGAACCATAGGATTTACTGCTATTGCAATTGAAGAGGCACAACTTCTTTTCAAGCAAAAACACCTAAAAATGAAACTGTATACACATATATAATCCCCCTCATTTTCAAAGGGGGATTTTTCTTAGGCTTATCTAATTTGCAAATAGATTTGAAGTGCTTCTCTCATATCCTGCAAGCTTTGATTGTCTTCAACGTGAAGATCATAATGATCACCGTCAAGCCTACCTTCAAAATGCTTAAAGCCTTGTGTTTTTAGGAAGTCATTTACATCTGTTATATCTTCAGACTGTGTTAGCAGGACCTTGTGTCCAACAAACTCTCCATTTACATACACATCATAGCGATCATGGTTCATCTTTGTATCTAATTCACCAATACCACCTGTGAGGATTACAGTGTTATTAGGAGTACGGTTTGAGAAAGTACTATACATTAAACGTCACCTCCCATTTTCATTCCGTACTCTCATTTTCTCCTTAGCTAATTGAATTATAGATGGTAATTTTTCACCCATGAATAGCTTAAATCAAAAATCAAACAAAGAATCACCATTTGCTTCATCATCTGTTTGTATGTTTTTTTTAGGTTCTTTTAGTAAAGAATGAGGAGTGGATGTATCTATTTTGGGGGTACTCTTCATTGGTTCTTGCAACACTAAATCACATAAGGATCGAATCACCAATAGATGATCTCGAACCTTTGCAGGATCCTCTGTTAGAGCAAGTTTTAATTCTTGGTCCATTTTCTCTACTATTTGTTTTACTGAAACATTCATATGTACTCACAACCTTACTTTATAATCTATGTTATCGTATCTTATATAAAAATAATTATCAATGAACTTGGAGGCACTAACATGAGGAAAACTTGGTGGAAAGAAGCAGTTGTATATCAAGTCTATTGGCGCAGTTTTTATGATACCGATGGGGATGGCTATGGAGATTTAAATGGTGTGATTGCAAAGCTTGATTACATAAAAGAGCTCGGTGTAGATGTGATATGGTTAAACCCTTGTTATGAATCACCTGATAAAGATAACGGTTATGACATTTCTGATTATTATGGAGTGATGGAAAAGGCAGGTAATCTTGAAATATGGGAGCGCCTATTAAAAGAGGTTCATCAACGTGATATGAAGTTAATTATGGATCTTGTTGTGAATCATACTTCTGATCAGCACCATTGGTTTAAAGAATCTAGATCATCTAAAGATCATCCAAAACGTGATTGGTATATCTGGAAGGAACCTGTTAAAGGGAAGGAGCCAAATAACTGGAGATCATACTTTTCTCCATCTACTTGGGAATATGATGAAACAACAGACCAATATTATTTTCACTCCTTTGCCGTGGAGCAGCCTGATTTAAATTGGAAAAACGGAGAGGTTCGAGAAGAGATTTACAAAATGATGCGCTATTGGCTTGATAAAGGAATTGATGGATTCCGTATGGATGTTGTGAATCTGCTAGCTAAAATTGAGGGTTTTCCTAATGCCGAGAAGCCAGAAAAAATTGATTACTTAGGTAATAACCCTGGCATTCATGAGTACCTTCAAGAAATGAACGAGAAGGTCCTTCGTCATTATGATATTTTTACAGTTGGTGAAATTCCATTTGTTACTCCAGAGGATGGCGTTCTCTATGTAGGTGAAGATCGTAATGAACTACATACGCTCTTTCACTTCCAGGTTGCTGACGATATGCCAACTTGGGATATGCTAAGGTATAAGGATATTCAAAAAACATGGTATGAAGGTCTTTGGGGAAAAGGCTGGAATTCACAGTTTTTAAATAACCATGACCACACTAGACAGGTAACACGCTATGGAAATGACGAAGAATATCGCGTCGAGTCTGCTAAGCTTTTAGCAACAATGGTACACACCATGCCTGGAATGCCTTATATTTTTCAAGGTGAAGAAATTGGGATGACAGGTGTACGCTTTTCTACTATAGAGGATTATAACGATATTGCAATGAAAAATAAGTATAAAGAGGAAGTAGCAAAAGGCAGAGATCCACAAGAGGTCTTTGAAAGCTTACTGCCATTGAGCCGCGATAACTCTCGTACACCGATGCAGTGGAACGATTCAGAACAGGCCGGTTTTACAGACGGAAATCCATGGATAAAAGTAAATCCAAATTACAAAAGCATTAACGTAGAAGCAGCTCTAAAAGATCCAAATTCAGTTTTTTATTATTATAAAAAGCTTATACAGCTTCGAAAAGATCATCCAGTCATGGTTTATGGAAGTTTTACTGACTATTCAACAGGTCATGAAACCATTTATGCTTATACAAGAGAACTTGAGGACAAGCAGTGGCTGATTGTCTTAAATCACTCTGATCAACATGAAAAATTTTCTATTCCTGACATTATTTCTGATAAAAAATTAGAACCAATTCTACACAATTATGATACGATTACTATGGATAATAAAAGCATTGAATTACGACCACATGAAGCCGTAATTTTTGACTTGCAGTAAAAGGAGAATTCTATGAGATCTTTTCTAGAAGCAGCAAAACTTGTCGTTTTTGACTTAGACGGAACTTTATATGAGGATACTGATCATTTCGATTATTATGCAGAGCTTTTAAAGCAGGAGGTAACTCCTAATGAACAAGCTTCCTATCAACAAGATTATGAAGAAATGAAGGCTGGCAAGCATATCGTTCAAATTGGTAAAGCATATGACGTGGAAAATGATTATGTATTAACATTGGATCCCATGACATTAAAGATCACCGAGGTTTACAAATGGGATGGTCAACAAATCAGCCAAGATGAAATCGACCGGCTTTACCAAAAACCTTTGCAATTTAACTTTGAAGATATGATCGCGATTGGTGATGGATGGTGGCTTCCATTTGTCGCAGCCAAGCATTATGGTGTGAAAGACACATACACAAGCTATAACAAAACGAAGGAATATATGGTAACAGAGAATTTTGAACTTACTAAAACTCCTGGGTTAAAAAATGGCTTGGTCGAACTTAAGGAATCCAAAAAGCTTGTGCTTTGTACAAATAGTGATATTGATGATGTAGGAAGACTGTTAAAAGAGCTAGAGCTGGATACTATTTTTGAACATATTCTACCTTCTTCTATGAAGCCAACCAACACGGAAAGCCACTTTAAGAAGCTTCTAGAACAATACGAATGCCAGCCTCATGAGGTTGTATCAATAGGAGATAATTTTATAAATGAAATTGCTCCAGCATTAAAGCTTGGTATGAGAGCTGTCTACATACATCCAACACATGAGAGCGAAGATCAAGAGCAATTAATGGTCGTTCCTACTTTGGCTAACGTTTGGTCATAATGGCTAAAAGGCGTAAGCGCCCCGGTAAGTTGGCAGGCTAAGTGCGCAACGTCCTGTTGCAACGCCTGCCTAACCTGCATCATGCAGGCCTCCGACAAGCAAATGTTCCAGAGAAAAAGGGTGGTTTCTCCCTTTTACTCTTTATGGGTTATTTGACCAAGGAAAAAGTGTTTTATCTTTTTCCTCGAGGGGCTGGGCGCTGGAGCTGGATTACTACGGAAATATCGTACAAGAAAAGCACTAAACACTTATACTTTCTTAGTTTATAAAAAACAGCAGTGGGCTTCTACACAGAGAAATCCACTGCTTTCTTATCTCCTATCTGGGTTTAGACACTTCCCATTTTTGGCAAATTAGTTGTAGGACTTCACTTCGATACTTTCTTATCATCATATAGGAAAGTAAGTAAATCACCAGTCCAAATACCACTAAATTGATAACCATGCCGAATAGAAATGCTTTGCCTACCTGAAAGCTAGCTTCAATCGCTTCTTCTGTATCACCAAGGCTTTCTTCAAGTTCAAATACATCAATCGGTATAAACAGTTCACCAATGATGACATTTAAGTAAAAAAACAGAGGAAATAACCAAAGGAAAGAAAGTCCACCAATAAACCCTGCCAGTGTATTGGCTCTAACGAGTTTAGCACTAGCTGCTGATAAAAGAGGGCCTAATCCAAATGACGGGACAAAGTTCATCAGTGACCCCACTGTAAATCCTACTGCGATGCTGTGAGCATTACTTTTAATACGAAATAGTCGAATAAGTAGATATTTTATTTTTCTTAGTTGTTTATTGATCATGATTCACCAACTTA includes the following:
- a CDS encoding lipoate--protein ligase family protein, which gives rise to MSQLDSLLTQPYWRIIDHSTLGSLFEAKQSFAVDDTLCASVGSATSPPTLRSWVHQKTVVLGIQDTKLPNLMEAVAYLNSEGYHVIVRNSGGLAVVLDQEVLNLSLIFPDYEKGIDINRGYDTMVDLITNVLSDYDTSFEAGEIVGSYCPGSYDLSINGKKFAGISQRRLRGGIAVQIYLCVAESGSQRAEIIKQFYEIGKGTTETKINFPTIVPTTMASLSELLNHTLTIPTIMFSVLSTLKKLGGHLETSQLTQEELILYEENMKRMVDRNKKALES
- the pta gene encoding phosphate acetyltransferase, translating into MSLFSSIKESLQGKNLTLVFPEGTDERILAATSRLAKEGLLTPILIGDEEKIKAKADSISVTLEGVKLINPNTYEDIDEMAQAFVDRRNGKSTVEDAKKILLDENYFGTMLVYMEKAHGLVSGAAHSTAETVRPALQLIKTKQGVKKTSGVFIMVREEEKYVFADCAINISPSSQDLAEIAVESARTARLFGMEPRVAMLSFSTKGSAVSPETERVVVATRLAKEIQPDLLVDGEFQFDAAFVPSVAAKKAPDSPIKGDANVFIFPSLEAGNIGYKIAQRLGKFEAIGPILQGLNKPVNDLSRGCNEEDVYKLALITAAQSLF
- the hemQ gene encoding hydrogen peroxide-dependent heme synthase; translation: MSEAAKTLDGWYSLHILRSIDWTVWKTLTEEERNSIISEFQGLLEKWSVAEANKAGSQALYTVVGQKADFILMLLRPTLEELEEMELEFNKTMLADYTIPTYSYVSVVELSNYLPAGENPYENPEILARLYPTLPKAKHICFYPMDKRRQGDDNWYMLSMEDRRNMMRKHGMIGRQYAGKVKQIITGSVGLDDFEWGVTLFSDDVLQFKKLVYEMRFDEVSARFGEFGSFFVGNILPSEKLPQFLKL
- a CDS encoding cell wall hydrolase, with amino-acid sequence MAVVAHTEEDVKLLARLMRAEAEGDGKLGMLMVGNTGVNRTRSACLDFKKITDIRKMVYQSPGGFEATQKGYFYQRPRDQEIELARKVLAGQRHHPAEFALWFFRPEGNCPQQWYNQWNTGRYKSHCFYKPTAEDCPAVYS
- the gerQ gene encoding spore coat protein GerQ — its product is MSQKYSQTNPYAYYGNQVPGYSNQPVYGGAGAAFNPSAQSGGLIFQPGLPNTGIPNPAQFVPGMLPLEESYIENILRLNKGKLAKVYMTFGDNVQKNFVGIVEAAGRDHIILSDPQTGMRYLLLMVYLDYVTFDEELNYEYPGFTGATAAPGMTPLTAYPPR
- a CDS encoding DUF423 domain-containing protein; translated protein: MKLFILLGSLNAFIAVALGAFGAHGLEGKVSERMLEVWKTGVLYHMFHALGLIIIAILIGKFPNATTFTYAGWFMFIGILFFSGSLYALSTTGIKFFGPITPLGGLAFLIAWVLVGVGAMRYL
- the pxpB gene encoding 5-oxoprolinase subunit PxpB, translated to MNHYCIQPISDDGLLIQFSAETNLELLPHIHSLTDHLLEQDIVGIKDIVPAFDSIAIFYDPIQYSYHDLVLELKPMLQFTNQQQQREPNLLQIPVCYDTSLGLDIEEVAKQHSLTVDEVIDIHSNATYTVAIMGFLPGFPYITGLPEQLWTARKSTPRTYVPKGAVGIGGTYTGIYSLPSPGGWNIIGQTPLTLFNHKKDHPFLLQPGDRVSFTPITKTEFERFL
- a CDS encoding 5-oxoprolinase subunit PxpA, which gives rise to MKQIDINCDLGEGFGLYKMGQDDELLSYISSANIACGFHAGDPNIMNDTILLAKQKGVSVGAHPAFNDLYGFGRRPFQLSADEIKNLMLYQLGAIKAFCLAHEVPLVHVKPHGALYNIAAKEPYVAHAIVEAVKRFDPALIIYGLANSELIHACIEANVPYAIEAFIDRTYQDDGSLTPRQMEGSTLHSIEESIEQALSIVLKQEVTTVTGLTIPLEVDTLCIHGDHDGAADLAIALRNELTKHKVLVKSLEVKK
- a CDS encoding biotin-dependent carboxyltransferase family protein yields the protein MSKAIITIKKPGLATSIQDGGRYGYQRFGVVSSGAMDRYALNWANALVGNPLNAACLEICLVGPSLVFHEDVSFSICGANLSPHLNGQLLQGWRTYKAKAGEQLSFGRQVDGNYAYLAVKGGLESEVVMGSQSTYTKAELGTAITEGLTIWGNPQTLPRNRGLITEEIPKYEDHVHVHYIPGPHQSYIKEDSIQHFEEQSFLLQQGDRMGFRLKGTKPIETKNYENLSSNPIPLGGIQLPPDGNPIILLADRQTTGGYPRIGTVISTDLSKIVQLSMGKGTIGFTAIAIEEAQLLFKQKHLKMKLYTHI
- a CDS encoding YwdI family protein; this encodes MNVSVKQIVEKMDQELKLALTEDPAKVRDHLLVIRSLCDLVLQEPMKSTPKIDTSTPHSLLKEPKKNIQTDDEANGDSLFDF
- a CDS encoding glycoside hydrolase family 13 protein, giving the protein MRKTWWKEAVVYQVYWRSFYDTDGDGYGDLNGVIAKLDYIKELGVDVIWLNPCYESPDKDNGYDISDYYGVMEKAGNLEIWERLLKEVHQRDMKLIMDLVVNHTSDQHHWFKESRSSKDHPKRDWYIWKEPVKGKEPNNWRSYFSPSTWEYDETTDQYYFHSFAVEQPDLNWKNGEVREEIYKMMRYWLDKGIDGFRMDVVNLLAKIEGFPNAEKPEKIDYLGNNPGIHEYLQEMNEKVLRHYDIFTVGEIPFVTPEDGVLYVGEDRNELHTLFHFQVADDMPTWDMLRYKDIQKTWYEGLWGKGWNSQFLNNHDHTRQVTRYGNDEEYRVESAKLLATMVHTMPGMPYIFQGEEIGMTGVRFSTIEDYNDIAMKNKYKEEVAKGRDPQEVFESLLPLSRDNSRTPMQWNDSEQAGFTDGNPWIKVNPNYKSINVEAALKDPNSVFYYYKKLIQLRKDHPVMVYGSFTDYSTGHETIYAYTRELEDKQWLIVLNHSDQHEKFSIPDIISDKKLEPILHNYDTITMDNKSIELRPHEAVIFDLQ
- a CDS encoding HAD family hydrolase — translated: MRSFLEAAKLVVFDLDGTLYEDTDHFDYYAELLKQEVTPNEQASYQQDYEEMKAGKHIVQIGKAYDVENDYVLTLDPMTLKITEVYKWDGQQISQDEIDRLYQKPLQFNFEDMIAIGDGWWLPFVAAKHYGVKDTYTSYNKTKEYMVTENFELTKTPGLKNGLVELKESKKLVLCTNSDIDDVGRLLKELELDTIFEHILPSSMKPTNTESHFKKLLEQYECQPHEVVSIGDNFINEIAPALKLGMRAVYIHPTHESEDQEQLMVVPTLANVWS
- a CDS encoding DUF2062 domain-containing protein, producing the protein MINKQLRKIKYLLIRLFRIKSNAHSIAVGFTVGSLMNFVPSFGLGPLLSAASAKLVRANTLAGFIGGLSFLWLFPLFFYLNVIIGELFIPIDVFELEESLGDTEEAIEASFQVGKAFLFGMVINLVVFGLVIYLLSYMMIRKYRSEVLQLICQKWEVSKPR